CTTCCTAGTAACTGTGtcactgctgtgtgctgtgtggaTTGTGGAGCAGAGGAAGACATCTTGGGTGTCTCGCCACTGGATGAAGAGGAGTGAGCCGGTGCGAAGCCAACGGATGGTGCCACGTGGAGATGTAGGAGCAAGGgcattgtcttttgtttttgggtAACCTATTCTGTTTGTTCTAATAGTCCCACATGCCCAGATCTTCTGCTGCATGAGATCTTGGAACAGGGTGGGACTAGTGTAAAAATTGTCCACAAACAGTTTGTAGCCTGAGCCTAGCAATGAGGTGTTTATAAGCTTTGTTACCGCGTCATAACCGAGACCCTTTCCACTGCTGCCATCAGTTTTGCCATCATAAATGAAAAAGTCCCAGATGTAGCCGCTGCTGGAGTCTACAAGGACAAACAGTTTGCAGCCCCAGCGAACAGGGTTGCCCTTCTTATACTGCTTAAATGTAACCCTTGGTTGTGATGCAATCATTCTCTCATCAATGGCTATGTGCTGGCGAGGATGGTAGTTTCGGCGGCAAGCTTCTCTCATCTCCATGTaaagaggttttatttttccaagtcGGTCAAATTCTGGTGTCCCtctttttgcttcatttgcAGAATCCTCTGCTGCACTACTCAGGTGGAGAGCATTGAGGATCCTGATCCACTTTCTTTGCGACATGACCGACTTCGGAAACAACAGACTGTACAACTTCCCACCTCGCCAGTAGTCCGATAGAGATGAGCATTGCATAAAACCCATGTAAatgacaacagacagaaagCCAAACATATCCTGCATCGTGATGTCTGTCCAAGGCCTTGATGGTGTTGAGCAGCATGCTCTACCATACTCATTGCTGTTAGCCAACAGTTTCTGAAGCATATCAGCAGTGAAGAACAGTTGAAAAAGCTCAACAGCACTATATGCAGCACTCATTACAAGCTGAGCTCCCGGTGTTCTGGATGGACAGAAAGTGGGCTGGGGTGGCATTATATCCGGCACCTCAACACCATGCCATCTGTCTGCAGCTGGAGTTGATGTGTTTCCCCCTCTTGTGCTGCTCCTGCTCCGgcctctgtctccatctctggCTCTGGCTCTGCTCCTAAAGCTCCTCCTGGCCCGTGCACTCGCAGGTGTCAG
This portion of the Archocentrus centrarchus isolate MPI-CPG fArcCen1 chromosome 17, fArcCen1, whole genome shotgun sequence genome encodes:
- the LOC115795810 gene encoding piggyBac transposable element-derived protein 4-like, which encodes MKCEEEEGLDYQQVCNQEWKSSLDQEDPEPPQIKKEEEEFWTSQEVEQVKVKQEAEDIVVWTGEEQLRLLDNIWKRERDLHSIEDFIADSTGFTAAESHKRRAVTHRRRFYATTSSTFRRGKMAEQAAGKTKSSTKEVIELLTRRESDVSASEVSDSTDEPTSEDDLLFDGDDQATSDHKWEPAKQSVEDASWSDEEDLTPASARARRSFRSRARARDGDRGRSRSSTRGGNTSTPAADRWHGVEVPDIMPPQPTFCPSRTPGAQLVMSAAYSAVELFQLFFTADMLQKLLANSNEYGRACCSTPSRPWTDITMQDMFGFLSVVIYMGFMQCSSLSDYWRGGKLYSLLFPKSVMSQRKWIRILNALHLSSAAEDSANEAKRGTPEFDRLGKIKPLYMEMREACRRNYHPRQHIAIDERMIASQPRVTFKQYKKGNPVRWGCKLFVLVDSSSGYIWDFFIYDGKTDGSSGKGLGYDAVTKLINTSLLGSGYKLFVDNFYTSPTLFQDLMQQKIWACGTIRTNRIGYPKTKDNALAPTSPRGTIRWLRTGSLLFIQWRDTQDVFLCSTIHTAHSSDTVTRKVKDSNGRRTKKDVSVSPAIREYNQCMGGVDVSDALIGCYQVPHKTRKWYKTFFYHFLDIAIVNAFLLHKELYTAKGQVPMCQKAFRETLAEQLMQLDSQGSVPRPSQPKTSQPSDSQHRLQFISGHRSDGRLRCRVCGTKTAVQCSTCDKPLCFIPKRDCYNQWHMYNAM